From Pandoraea norimbergensis, the proteins below share one genomic window:
- a CDS encoding alpha/beta fold hydrolase: MPNTFHRVGNGPHAVFVLHGWFGDAHAFGPIETWLSQDDFSYVFMDYRGYGGMREVSGTYTMDEIASDTLALADALGIATFSLVGHSMGAMAIERIATRAPERVRALIPVAPVPCGGVPFDATRRALFENAAHDIELRKTIIDRSTGNRLPSRWIDWKAAYSLSTASPEAFAAYFRTWADTDFRHEITGVHPMKVLVGEHDPTFNATLASDTYLRRYPLATLDVLPNTGHYPMNETPLALVAAIESFLHSVGA, from the coding sequence ATGCCCAATACGTTCCACCGCGTGGGGAATGGCCCTCACGCTGTCTTTGTTCTGCATGGCTGGTTCGGCGATGCGCACGCATTTGGGCCCATCGAGACGTGGCTCTCGCAAGACGACTTCAGCTACGTCTTCATGGACTATCGCGGCTATGGCGGCATGCGCGAGGTCAGCGGCACATACACGATGGACGAGATCGCCAGCGACACCCTCGCGCTCGCCGACGCACTCGGCATCGCGACGTTCAGCCTCGTCGGCCACTCCATGGGGGCGATGGCCATAGAGAGAATCGCCACTCGCGCCCCCGAGCGTGTGCGAGCGTTGATCCCCGTCGCCCCGGTGCCGTGCGGCGGCGTGCCGTTCGATGCAACACGCCGAGCGCTGTTTGAAAACGCCGCGCATGACATCGAACTGCGCAAGACGATCATCGACCGAAGCACCGGTAACCGGCTGCCGTCGCGCTGGATCGACTGGAAGGCGGCCTACTCGCTATCCACCGCATCGCCCGAAGCGTTTGCGGCTTACTTCCGCACTTGGGCCGACACGGACTTCCGTCACGAAATCACCGGCGTGCATCCCATGAAAGTACTCGTCGGTGAGCATGATCCAACGTTCAACGCCACGCTCGCGAGCGACACGTACCTGCGACGCTACCCACTCGCCACACTCGACGTGCTGCCCAACACCGGTCATTACCCGATGAACGAAACGCCGCTGGCACTGGTGGCCGCCATCGAGTCGTTCCTGCATAGCGTCGGCGCATGA
- a CDS encoding AraC family transcriptional regulator, with protein MRNTLLDPYEALPRNVVVTTNDYAAGSTFPEHAHGRGQFAFASRGMITVATPQGRWFVPPQRACWVPAGVQHEMTMSGPVTMLNTFVASDAAEAAGLPRHCCVFGVSALLRQLMDEAVDLPAMYDISGRDGKLMDFLVSEIAAMPRLSLHAPMPSDPRLVDVCRNVFAAPSIATDLDAVADAASMSRRTFTRRFREETGVSFAEWRQQVCLLAAIARLSEGQPVTRVALDLGYGSPSAFTSAFRRVLGDVPSRYLEARA; from the coding sequence ATGCGAAATACTCTGCTCGATCCCTACGAAGCCTTGCCGCGCAACGTGGTCGTGACCACCAACGACTATGCGGCGGGATCGACGTTTCCCGAGCATGCGCACGGGCGAGGACAGTTCGCGTTCGCGTCGCGCGGCATGATTACGGTGGCTACACCACAGGGGCGCTGGTTCGTGCCACCGCAGCGCGCCTGTTGGGTACCGGCCGGCGTGCAGCACGAGATGACCATGAGCGGCCCGGTGACGATGCTCAACACCTTCGTTGCCAGCGACGCTGCCGAGGCGGCGGGGCTGCCCCGGCATTGCTGCGTTTTCGGGGTGTCGGCGTTGCTGCGGCAGTTGATGGATGAGGCAGTGGATTTGCCAGCGATGTATGACATCAGCGGGCGGGACGGCAAGCTCATGGACTTTCTCGTCTCGGAGATTGCCGCGATGCCGCGCCTTTCATTGCATGCGCCGATGCCGAGCGATCCGCGGCTGGTGGATGTGTGCCGGAACGTTTTTGCGGCACCGTCGATTGCGACCGATCTGGATGCGGTGGCGGATGCCGCGTCAATGAGTCGGCGCACATTTACTCGTCGGTTTCGCGAAGAGACCGGTGTGAGCTTTGCCGAATGGCGGCAGCAAGTGTGTTTGCTGGCGGCGATCGCACGCCTGAGTGAGGGGCAGCCTGTGACGCGTGTGGCGTTGGATCTGGGCTATGGCAGCCCGAGCGCCTTCACGTCGGCGTTTCGTCGCGTGCTGGGTGACGTGCCGAGCCGGTATCTGGAAGCGCGGGCTTAA
- a CDS encoding LacI family DNA-binding transcriptional regulator: MTDKEKSWAIAEDVARMAGVSRSAVSRTFTPGASVSPKTRARVLEAAKTLNYHVDINARNMIQGRSTFVGVVTSALVSPFRAQLLAPIAHHLAARGLLPILMNADDPDQTSYALQRLLSYRIAGVIMTSGAPPLSLAREYIERKVPVAMINRAPELEGADVINSDNHAGAALAARELFDSGATRFAFIGPHATHFSGRQRCEGYVDALARLGVRKNRITLCNSTISSYEAGQLAAREVLADASSAPDGVFCATDMVALGFMDEARRAFGRRFPEDIRIVGFDDIQHAALDSYRLSTIAQNTDALAHSVVDMLTQRITDFSRAAEVRIAPVTFVRRATTG, from the coding sequence ATGACCGACAAAGAAAAGAGCTGGGCGATTGCCGAGGATGTGGCGCGCATGGCTGGGGTGTCTCGCTCCGCCGTTTCGCGCACTTTCACGCCCGGCGCCAGCGTCTCTCCGAAGACGCGGGCCCGTGTGCTCGAAGCCGCGAAGACGCTGAACTACCACGTCGACATCAATGCCCGGAACATGATTCAGGGCCGCAGCACGTTCGTCGGCGTCGTCACCTCCGCGCTGGTGAGTCCCTTTCGCGCCCAACTGCTTGCCCCGATCGCGCACCATCTGGCCGCTCGCGGCCTGCTGCCCATTCTCATGAATGCGGACGATCCGGACCAGACCAGCTACGCCCTGCAACGGCTGCTGAGCTACCGCATCGCCGGTGTCATCATGACCTCCGGCGCGCCGCCGCTCTCCTTGGCGCGCGAATACATCGAGCGCAAAGTCCCCGTCGCGATGATCAACCGTGCCCCCGAGCTGGAAGGCGCGGACGTCATCAACAGCGATAACCACGCTGGCGCCGCACTCGCCGCACGCGAACTGTTCGATTCAGGCGCAACGCGCTTCGCTTTCATCGGCCCGCACGCCACGCACTTCAGCGGACGCCAACGTTGCGAAGGCTATGTCGACGCACTCGCGCGTCTGGGCGTACGCAAGAACCGGATCACGCTGTGCAACTCCACCATCTCGTCGTACGAAGCCGGGCAACTGGCCGCGCGTGAAGTGCTCGCCGACGCGTCGAGCGCACCCGATGGTGTTTTCTGCGCCACCGACATGGTCGCGCTCGGCTTCATGGACGAAGCCCGCCGCGCGTTCGGCCGCCGCTTCCCGGAAGATATTCGCATCGTCGGCTTCGACGACATCCAGCACGCCGCGCTCGATAGCTACCGCCTCTCGACCATCGCCCAGAACACCGACGCGCTAGCCCATAGCGTGGTCGACATGCTCACCCAACGCATCACCGATTTCTCGCGCGCCGCAGAAGTCCGCATCGCCCCCGTCACCTTCGTGCGCCGAGCCACCACCGGCTGA
- a CDS encoding PPC domain-containing DNA-binding protein, translating into MKPALSRIYRHAGAPTLPRVEDCVLSGQHELRVTIRSGANLGESLRAALSRYAYGGGVGRFCAGTARGLRYHMIENTADTERPFGYGAPVDETREVDLIGGAITVGRTADGATLLHCHAGFSDPTGNLHGGHLILDHTWAGDEPVVIRLCLFEHGGYVTADDEETRFHLLHPVAGDLS; encoded by the coding sequence ATGAAACCTGCGCTTTCACGGATCTATCGGCATGCAGGCGCCCCCACGTTACCCCGTGTGGAAGACTGCGTGTTGAGCGGGCAGCACGAACTGCGCGTGACGATCCGGTCTGGTGCGAATCTTGGCGAGTCGTTACGCGCGGCGTTATCCCGCTATGCGTACGGCGGCGGCGTCGGCCGTTTTTGCGCGGGGACCGCGCGAGGTCTGCGGTATCACATGATTGAGAACACCGCAGATACAGAGCGCCCCTTCGGGTATGGGGCGCCGGTCGACGAAACCCGGGAAGTGGACCTGATCGGCGGTGCCATCACCGTGGGCCGAACGGCTGACGGTGCGACATTGCTGCATTGCCATGCGGGGTTTTCCGACCCTACGGGCAACTTGCACGGTGGCCATCTGATTCTCGATCACACGTGGGCCGGCGACGAGCCCGTGGTGATCCGCTTGTGCTTGTTCGAGCACGGCGGGTATGTGACCGCAGACGATGAGGAAACGCGCTTTCACTTGCTCCATCCCGTTGCCGGAGACCTCTCATGA
- the rocD gene encoding ornithine--oxo-acid transaminase, whose amino-acid sequence MNEIEREQRYGAHNYAPLPVVLSHAKGVWVWDIEGTRYLDMMSAYSAVSHGHAHPRLVAALTAQAQRLAIVSRAFYSDKLGAFLERLCDLTTLDGALPMNTGAEAVETAIKAARRWGYSVKRIPAEKAEIIVADGNFHGRTTTIVGFSSEPAYRADFGPFAPGFVRVPFGDIDAVRAAITPNTCAVLFETIQGEGGVIVPPDGFLRSLRDLCTEQNVLMLLDEIQSGLGRTGRWFAYQHEGIVPDGVMLGKALGGGLLPVSAFVARHDIIDLFEPGSHGSTFGGNALAATVALEALDVMADEDLPGRSAELGEYFLLRLRAIHSPVIREVRGRGLWVGIEIDPALADAHDLAMRLLRRHILAKETRSTVLRLAPPLIIERAEIDMCVGALKAVLAEAEAEQVTA is encoded by the coding sequence ATGAACGAGATCGAACGCGAACAACGCTACGGCGCACACAACTATGCCCCGCTCCCCGTCGTGCTCTCGCACGCCAAGGGCGTCTGGGTCTGGGATATCGAAGGCACCCGCTATCTCGACATGATGAGCGCCTACTCTGCCGTCAGCCACGGCCATGCTCATCCTCGCCTCGTCGCGGCGCTCACCGCGCAGGCGCAGCGGCTCGCCATCGTCTCCCGCGCCTTCTATTCCGATAAGCTCGGCGCCTTTCTCGAACGCCTCTGCGATCTCACCACGCTCGACGGCGCCCTGCCGATGAACACCGGTGCCGAGGCCGTAGAAACCGCCATCAAAGCCGCCCGCCGCTGGGGCTATAGCGTCAAGCGCATTCCCGCCGAGAAAGCCGAAATCATCGTCGCCGACGGTAATTTCCATGGCCGCACGACCACCATCGTCGGCTTCTCGTCCGAACCCGCCTATCGCGCCGACTTCGGCCCCTTCGCCCCCGGCTTCGTACGCGTCCCGTTCGGCGATATCGACGCCGTTCGCGCTGCCATCACCCCTAACACCTGCGCCGTCCTCTTCGAAACGATTCAGGGCGAAGGCGGTGTCATCGTGCCGCCCGACGGTTTCCTGCGCTCGCTGCGAGACCTTTGCACAGAACAGAACGTGCTGATGCTGCTCGACGAGATTCAATCAGGACTCGGACGCACCGGGCGATGGTTCGCCTATCAGCACGAAGGCATCGTCCCTGACGGGGTGATGCTAGGCAAGGCACTCGGCGGCGGATTGCTGCCAGTGTCGGCATTCGTCGCGAGACACGACATCATCGATCTGTTCGAACCCGGCAGTCATGGGTCAACGTTCGGCGGCAACGCGCTGGCGGCCACCGTCGCGCTCGAAGCGCTCGACGTCATGGCCGACGAAGACCTGCCCGGCAGAAGTGCGGAATTGGGGGAATATTTTCTCTTACGTCTGCGGGCGATTCATTCGCCCGTCATCCGTGAAGTGCGCGGACGAGGTCTCTGGGTCGGCATCGAAATCGATCCCGCACTCGCCGACGCCCACGATCTCGCCATGCGGTTGCTGCGTCGTCATATCCTGGCGAAGGAGACGCGCTCGACCGTGCTGCGCCTCGCCCCGCCACTCATCATCGAGCGCGCAGAAATCGACATGTGCGTCGGCGCGCTCAAGGCCGTGCTCGCCGAGGCAGAAGCCGAACAAGTCACGGCTTAA
- a CDS encoding ABC transporter substrate-binding protein: MRKHRDRSGLTSRLLRAARGSVAAVLSVVAVTAMLPPSTAHAADRLSLLCSADLEWCQLMKKRFEKETGVGVAMIRKSAGEALALLSAQRARPQFDVWWAGSGDSHLQAAFEGLTETYRSPALTQLQPWAQRFAQTGRDRTVGVYQGLLGIGYNAAELRKRRLEPPKCWRDLLSPAWKGEIQIANPNASGTAYVALATLVQLMGEDEAFRYLRALNTNVSQYTATGVAPGEAASRGEASIAIEFLHDLVKQRVAGFDIDTVAPCEGTGFEIGGMSLIAGAAHPALAKQFYEFALRADVQSLAEQAHAYQMPSNRDAAVPKLAPQPSSIKLIDYDAARFGDPATRKRLLQRWNTEIYAHAR; this comes from the coding sequence GTGCGAAAACACCGCGACCGCAGCGGCCTGACATCACGTCTGCTGCGTGCCGCGCGCGGCTCGGTGGCGGCTGTCCTGAGTGTCGTCGCCGTCACCGCGATGCTCCCGCCATCGACCGCCCACGCCGCCGATCGCCTGAGCCTGCTCTGCTCGGCAGATCTCGAATGGTGCCAACTGATGAAGAAGCGCTTCGAGAAAGAGACTGGCGTCGGTGTGGCCATGATCCGCAAGAGCGCTGGCGAAGCGCTCGCGCTGCTGAGCGCGCAACGTGCGCGTCCGCAGTTCGACGTATGGTGGGCAGGCTCCGGCGATTCGCATCTGCAAGCCGCATTCGAAGGCCTGACCGAGACCTACCGCTCCCCGGCATTGACACAGTTGCAGCCGTGGGCGCAACGTTTCGCACAGACCGGCCGCGACCGCACCGTCGGTGTTTATCAGGGGCTGCTCGGCATCGGCTACAACGCCGCAGAGCTGCGCAAGCGCCGTCTTGAGCCGCCGAAATGCTGGCGCGATCTGCTCTCGCCTGCGTGGAAGGGCGAAATCCAAATCGCCAATCCGAACGCCTCCGGCACGGCTTACGTCGCACTCGCCACCCTCGTACAACTGATGGGCGAAGACGAAGCGTTCCGCTACCTTCGCGCGCTCAACACCAACGTCAGCCAGTACACGGCAACGGGCGTCGCACCGGGCGAAGCGGCATCGCGCGGCGAAGCCAGCATCGCCATCGAATTCCTGCACGACCTCGTGAAGCAACGTGTGGCCGGTTTCGACATTGATACCGTCGCACCGTGTGAAGGCACTGGCTTCGAGATTGGCGGCATGAGCCTGATCGCCGGGGCAGCGCATCCGGCGCTGGCGAAGCAGTTCTACGAATTCGCGCTGCGTGCCGATGTTCAATCGCTGGCAGAACAGGCACACGCTTACCAGATGCCATCGAACCGCGACGCCGCCGTGCCGAAGCTGGCCCCGCAGCCGTCCAGCATCAAGTTGATCGACTACGATGCCGCGCGATTTGGCGAC
- a CDS encoding acetyl-CoA acetyltransferase has product MVAACLTGWAHSQFGKLDNVDAEVLLAQVAQAALDDAGLAPEQIDSIHVGTFNGGFLYQDFPSSLVFNNIPGLRFKPATRYENACATGSAAVHGGLQSIEAGKATHVLVIGFEKMTELATPQVGEVLLKCSYAREEAGIPGGFAGVFGTIAQQYFDRYGDQSDALARIAAKNHRNGTDNPYAHMRRDFGYDFCRNVSDKNPFVAGPLKRTDCSMVSDGAAALVISKADVARTMPKAVGFRAAVQVNDYLPLSRRDALAFEGGQHAWRQALGVAGVSLKDLSLVETHDCFTIAELIEYEAMGLAKPGQGANVVAEGLTEKDGLLPVNPSGGLKSKGHPVGATGVSMHVMAAMQLTGTAGGMQIPNAKLAGVFNMGGAAVANYVSILEAR; this is encoded by the coding sequence ATGGTTGCTGCATGCCTTACCGGCTGGGCCCACTCCCAGTTCGGCAAACTCGATAACGTCGACGCCGAAGTTCTGCTGGCCCAAGTCGCGCAAGCCGCGCTCGATGATGCGGGCCTCGCGCCCGAGCAGATCGATTCGATTCATGTCGGCACTTTCAATGGCGGTTTCCTGTATCAGGACTTCCCGTCGTCGCTCGTCTTCAACAACATTCCCGGCCTGCGCTTCAAACCCGCCACGCGTTACGAAAACGCTTGCGCGACGGGTTCGGCTGCCGTGCACGGCGGGCTGCAATCGATCGAAGCCGGCAAGGCGACGCACGTGCTCGTGATCGGCTTCGAGAAGATGACCGAGCTCGCCACGCCGCAGGTCGGCGAAGTGCTGCTCAAGTGTTCGTATGCGCGTGAAGAAGCCGGCATTCCGGGCGGTTTCGCCGGTGTGTTCGGCACCATTGCGCAGCAGTACTTCGACCGCTACGGCGACCAGTCCGACGCGCTCGCGCGCATCGCGGCGAAGAACCATCGCAACGGCACGGACAATCCGTACGCGCACATGCGTCGCGACTTCGGCTACGACTTCTGCCGCAACGTCTCCGACAAGAACCCGTTTGTGGCGGGTCCGCTCAAGCGCACCGATTGCTCGATGGTCTCCGACGGCGCTGCCGCACTGGTGATCTCGAAGGCCGACGTTGCCCGCACCATGCCGAAGGCCGTGGGCTTCCGGGCGGCCGTGCAGGTCAACGACTACCTGCCGCTCTCGCGCCGCGACGCGCTCGCGTTCGAAGGCGGCCAGCATGCATGGCGTCAGGCGCTCGGCGTGGCCGGGGTGTCGCTCAAGGACCTGTCGCTGGTCGAGACGCACGACTGCTTCACCATCGCCGAGCTGATCGAGTACGAAGCCATGGGGCTGGCCAAGCCGGGTCAGGGCGCCAACGTCGTGGCCGAAGGGCTGACGGAAAAAGACGGCCTGCTGCCGGTCAACCCGTCGGGCGGCCTGAAGTCCAAGGGACATCCGGTCGGCGCCACGGGCGTCTCGATGCACGTGATGGCGGCGATGCAACTCACCGGTACGGCGGGCGGCATGCAGATTCCCAATGCCAAACTCGCGGGCGTGTTCAACATGGGCGGCGCCGCGGTGGCCAACTACGTGAGCATTCTCGAAGCGCGCTGA
- the alaC gene encoding alanine transaminase, translated as MSGSQSSRSFARINRLPPYVFNITAELKMAARRRGEDIIDLSMGNPDGATPPHIVSKLVEVSQRPDTHGYSTSRGIPRLRRAITRWYKDRYDVELDPEREAIVTIGSKEGLAHLMLATLDQGDTVLVPNPSYPIHIYGAVIAGANIRSVPMTPGIDFFTELERGIRESHPKPKMVILGFPSNPTAQCVELEFFERVIDLARKHDILVVHDLAYADIVYDGYKAPSIMQVPGAKDVAVEFFTLSKSYNMAGWRIGFMVGNPDLVAALARIKSYHDYGTFTPVQVAAIAALEGDQTCVEEIREQYQRRRDVLYKGLIEAGWAVDLPKASMYIWARIPEPYRALGSLEFAKKLLAQAKVSVSPGIGFGEYGDEYVRFALIENESRIRQAVRGIKHMFRDDGLVTPTVA; from the coding sequence ATGTCAGGCTCCCAGAGCTCGCGCAGCTTTGCGCGCATCAATCGCCTTCCCCCGTACGTCTTCAACATTACCGCCGAACTCAAGATGGCGGCGCGCCGTCGTGGCGAAGACATCATCGACCTGTCGATGGGCAACCCCGACGGGGCCACCCCGCCGCACATCGTCAGCAAACTCGTCGAAGTCTCGCAACGCCCCGACACGCACGGCTACTCGACTTCGCGTGGCATCCCGCGTCTGCGTCGCGCCATCACCCGCTGGTACAAAGATCGCTACGACGTCGAACTCGACCCCGAGCGCGAAGCCATCGTCACGATCGGCTCGAAGGAAGGCCTCGCTCACCTGATGCTCGCCACGCTGGACCAAGGCGATACGGTGCTGGTGCCCAACCCGTCGTACCCGATTCACATCTACGGCGCCGTCATCGCCGGGGCGAACATCCGCTCCGTGCCCATGACGCCCGGCATCGACTTCTTCACCGAACTCGAACGCGGCATTCGCGAAAGCCATCCGAAGCCCAAGATGGTGATTCTCGGCTTCCCGTCTAATCCGACCGCGCAGTGCGTCGAACTCGAATTCTTCGAGCGCGTGATCGACCTCGCCCGCAAGCACGACATTCTCGTGGTGCACGATCTGGCCTATGCCGACATCGTCTATGACGGCTACAAAGCGCCTTCGATCATGCAGGTGCCGGGGGCGAAAGACGTTGCGGTGGAGTTCTTCACACTGTCGAAGAGCTACAACATGGCCGGATGGCGTATCGGCTTCATGGTCGGCAATCCGGATCTGGTCGCCGCCCTCGCGCGCATCAAGAGCTATCACGACTACGGCACATTCACACCAGTGCAAGTCGCCGCCATCGCTGCGCTCGAAGGCGATCAGACATGCGTGGAAGAGATTCGCGAGCAATACCAACGCCGCCGCGACGTGCTCTACAAAGGCCTGATCGAAGCGGGCTGGGCAGTGGATCTGCCGAAGGCGTCAATGTATATCTGGGCACGCATTCCTGAGCCGTATCGCGCGCTCGGGTCGTTGGAATTCGCGAAGAAGCTGCTGGCGCAGGCGAAGGTGTCCGTCTCTCCCGGCATCGGCTTCGGTGAGTACGGCGATGAGTATGTGCGCTTCGCACTGATCGAAAACGAATCGCGTATTCGTCAGGCAGTGCGCGGTATCAAGCACATGTTCCGTGACGACGGACTCGTCACACCGACCGTCGCGTAA
- a CDS encoding DMT family transporter, giving the protein MAYLYLLVAIVAEVIATSALKASDGFSRAGPVVLVVAGYGVAFYMLSLTLRTIPVGIAYAMWSGLGIVLISIASRVLFGQKLDAAAMLGMALIIAGVLVMNLWSKSSAH; this is encoded by the coding sequence ATGGCGTATCTGTACTTGCTGGTGGCGATCGTGGCGGAGGTGATTGCCACGTCGGCGCTCAAGGCGTCGGACGGCTTCTCGCGTGCGGGGCCGGTGGTGCTGGTGGTGGCGGGGTATGGCGTGGCGTTCTACATGCTGTCGCTCACGCTGCGCACCATTCCCGTGGGTATTGCTTATGCGATGTGGTCGGGGCTGGGCATCGTGCTGATCTCAATCGCGTCACGCGTGCTGTTCGGGCAGAAGCTCGATGCGGCGGCGATGCTTGGCATGGCGCTGATTATTGCCGGCGTGCTGGTGATGAATCTCTGGTCGAAGTCGTCGGCACATTAA
- a CDS encoding PPC domain-containing DNA-binding protein — protein sequence MSAALDVPVAIENGTLGRLVVARLKPNQDLTESIEALCAEHAISRAIVRGAVGSLIDARLAFRAGDGWREQLVPGPGVEILNVFGEVDVRTDPADSLPMLHGMVADTEGRMFAGRFVRGGNLSFITIEVTLQEWLPAS from the coding sequence ATGAGCGCAGCGCTCGATGTTCCCGTCGCCATAGAAAATGGCACGCTGGGCCGGTTGGTGGTGGCCCGTCTCAAACCGAATCAGGACCTGACCGAAAGCATCGAGGCGCTGTGTGCCGAGCATGCGATTTCGCGCGCCATCGTGCGCGGGGCGGTGGGCAGTCTGATCGATGCACGCCTCGCGTTTCGCGCGGGAGACGGCTGGCGCGAGCAACTCGTGCCGGGCCCGGGCGTGGAAATCCTCAACGTGTTCGGCGAAGTCGATGTGCGCACTGACCCCGCCGACTCGCTGCCGATGCTGCACGGCATGGTCGCGGACACCGAGGGGCGCATGTTCGCCGGGCGCTTTGTGCGCGGCGGCAACCTGTCGTTTATTACCATCGAAGTGACCCTGCAGGAGTGGTTGCCGGCGTCTTGA
- a CDS encoding acyl-CoA synthetase, whose protein sequence is MLKKVMNLGRLLADVARRHPDEAGLIIGDKVTTWGEIDARVNAVVDALRKLGVGKGDKLLVHSRNNLPIFESAWIAFKLGAIWVPTNFRITAPEAAYLGQSSGACVMIYDAGFEGHVDAVKAASPALRHVIALGTPRAGELHYETLVAEHMGAPEFEEEVEYEDPLWFFYTSGTTGHPKAGVLSHGQMAFVVTNHLADLMPGITYRSRSMVVAPLSHGAGIHAIVNTARGAASVLLPGEKMDAAQVWQAVERHRIDNMFTVPTIVKMLVEDPSVDEYDHSSLRFVIYAGAPMYRADQKYALQKLGRVLVQYYGLGEVTGNITVLPPWLHGDDDDAPDARVGTCGLPRTGMEVAILDEHGMRQPPFGSGEICVRGPAVFMGYHNNPDANAKAFKNDWFHTGDLGHVDEQGFLYITGRASDMYISGGSNVYPREIEEALLTHPAVSECAVLGVPDPKWGESGLAVVVAREGMAAQADELLGHLEARIARYKWPRRFVFWNAMPKSGYGKIVKKQIKTMLEEQGDYRL, encoded by the coding sequence ATGCTCAAGAAGGTCATGAATCTCGGCCGCCTGTTGGCCGACGTTGCCCGGCGCCATCCGGACGAGGCGGGGTTGATCATCGGCGACAAGGTGACGACCTGGGGCGAGATCGACGCGCGCGTGAATGCCGTCGTCGATGCGCTGCGCAAGCTCGGTGTGGGCAAGGGCGACAAGCTGCTCGTGCATTCGCGCAACAACCTGCCGATCTTCGAGAGTGCGTGGATCGCGTTCAAACTTGGTGCGATCTGGGTGCCCACGAACTTCCGTATCACCGCACCTGAAGCCGCTTATCTAGGGCAGTCGAGCGGGGCCTGCGTGATGATCTACGACGCGGGCTTCGAAGGCCATGTCGACGCAGTGAAAGCGGCTTCGCCTGCGCTGCGCCACGTGATTGCATTGGGCACGCCGCGCGCTGGCGAGTTGCACTACGAGACGCTGGTCGCCGAGCACATGGGCGCGCCCGAGTTCGAGGAGGAAGTCGAGTACGAGGACCCGCTGTGGTTCTTCTATACATCGGGGACGACGGGGCACCCCAAGGCCGGTGTGCTCTCGCACGGGCAGATGGCGTTCGTCGTCACCAACCATCTGGCGGACCTGATGCCCGGCATCACGTATCGCAGCCGCTCGATGGTCGTCGCACCGCTTTCGCACGGTGCGGGCATTCACGCCATCGTCAACACGGCGCGCGGTGCCGCAAGCGTGCTGCTGCCGGGCGAGAAGATGGACGCCGCGCAGGTCTGGCAGGCGGTCGAGCGTCACCGCATCGACAACATGTTCACCGTACCGACCATCGTGAAGATGCTGGTCGAAGATCCATCCGTCGACGAATACGATCACAGCTCGCTGCGTTTTGTGATTTACGCGGGGGCGCCGATGTATCGCGCCGATCAGAAATACGCGCTGCAAAAGCTGGGCCGCGTGCTCGTGCAGTACTACGGTCTGGGCGAAGTGACGGGCAACATTACCGTACTGCCGCCGTGGTTGCATGGCGATGACGACGACGCACCCGATGCGCGCGTGGGCACGTGCGGTTTGCCGCGCACGGGCATGGAGGTGGCGATTCTCGACGAGCACGGCATGCGTCAGCCGCCGTTCGGTTCCGGCGAGATTTGCGTGCGTGGCCCGGCAGTGTTCATGGGCTATCACAACAACCCCGATGCCAACGCCAAGGCGTTCAAGAACGACTGGTTCCACACCGGCGATCTGGGTCATGTCGACGAGCAGGGGTTCCTGTACATCACGGGACGCGCGTCGGATATGTACATCTCGGGCGGCTCGAACGTGTATCCGCGCGAGATCGAAGAAGCGTTGCTCACGCACCCGGCGGTGTCGGAGTGCGCAGTGCTCGGCGTGCCCGACCCCAAGTGGGGTGAGAGCGGGCTGGCGGTCGTGGTGGCCCGCGAGGGGATGGCCGCGCAAGCCGACGAGTTGCTGGGACATCTCGAAGCGCGTATTGCCCGCTACAAGTGGCCGCGCCGCTTCGTGTTCTGGAATGCCATGCCCAAGTCGGGCTACGGCAAGATCGTGAAGAAGCAAATCAAGACGATGCTCGAAGAGCAAGGAGACTATCGACTATGA